CAACCAGTCGCCAAAGATCTGGGTGTAGGTGCGATGACTGGACTTGCCGGACAGGGCCCCCGTGGCGCAATCGAAGGGTGAGACGCCGTGGAAGGCGACGGGCTTTTCCTCCGCCGGCTCGTAGCCCTGGCCCTTGCGCGTCACGATGTGGAGCAGGCGCGGTCCCCGCATGGTCCTCATATTGCGCAGGGTGGCGACCAGGGCATCGATGTCGTGACCGTCGATGGGCCCTATGTAATTAAAGCCGAGTTCCTCGAACAGGGTGCTGGGCATGACCATGCCCTTCATGTGTTCCTCCCAGCGCCCCACCAGTTGGCGGATGCTCGGCAGGTTCTTGAGGGCGCTCTTACCGCCCTCGCGTACGCTGGTGTACAACTTGCTGGACAGGATTTGCGCCAGGTGATTGCTGATGGCGCCTACCGGCGGCGAGATGGACATCTCGTTATCATTCAGGATGACCATCATGTCGGTGTCGGTGGAGCCGGCGTGATTGAGGGCCTCGAAGGCCATGCCGGCGCCCAGGGCGCCGTCGCCGATCACCGCGATCACATGGCGCTGCTCCCCCTTGAGTCGGGCCGCCGTCGCCATGCCCATGGCGGCGCCGATGGAAGTGCTGGAATGGCCCACGCCAAAGGTGTCATATTCGCTCTCGCTCCGCTTGGGAAAGCCGGAGAGGCCCCCACCCTGGCGCAGGGTCGCCATGCGCTCCCGACGGCCCGTGAGAATCTTGTGGGGATAGGCCTGGTGGCCCACGTCCCAGATCAGCCGGTCTTCCGGGGTCTCGAAGACGTAGTGCAGGGCGATGGTCAGCTCCACCACCCCCAGCCCGGCCGCCAGGTGGCCACCGGTCCGCGAGACGCTATCCACCAGGAAGGCGCGCAGTTCCGACGCCAGGGCAGGGAGCTCTTCCGGGGACAGTCGGCGCAGATCGGCGGGAAAATCAACGGTGGAGAGCAGCGGAAAGCGCCCGCCGC
This Chromatiaceae bacterium DNA region includes the following protein-coding sequences:
- the dxs gene encoding 1-deoxy-D-xylulose-5-phosphate synthase, producing MPHATQSHPRGGGRFPLLSTVDFPADLRRLSPEELPALASELRAFLVDSVSRTGGHLAAGLGVVELTIALHYVFETPEDRLIWDVGHQAYPHKILTGRRERMATLRQGGGLSGFPKRSESEYDTFGVGHSSTSIGAAMGMATAARLKGEQRHVIAVIGDGALGAGMAFEALNHAGSTDTDMMVILNDNEMSISPPVGAISNHLAQILSSKLYTSVREGGKSALKNLPSIRQLVGRWEEHMKGMVMPSTLFEELGFNYIGPIDGHDIDALVATLRNMRTMRGPRLLHIVTRKGQGYEPAEEKPVAFHGVSPFDCATGALSGKSSHRTYTQIFGDWLCDAAEQDARLIGITPAMSEGSGLTCFARQFPDRYHDVGIAEQHALTLAAGLACEGLKPVVAIYSTFLQRAYDQLIHDICLQDLDVTLAVDRAGLVGADGATHAGSFDLSFARCLPNLIIAAPGDENDCRRLLQTAFEYPGPALVRYPRGSGPAVRIEPGLVPLPIGKGEVRRTGRDIAILAFGSRLAPALAAG